In Deltaproteobacteria bacterium, the DNA window AATAAGCTTGGGTCGAGGGCGTTATGATTTAAACCAGCTCAATAGCAATAGGCAGACCAAATCTAACTCCTCAGAAAGCCGGGTCTAAGGGAAATAACGGTAAATGTCTTTTCTATGCATGACCCTTTCAAACACCAGAGTATCGCCTTCCCTTTTCATTCCTACACGATACGAACCAAAACGAGCTTTAAAATAATCGGGATATCCTTTTAACTTCTCAATCCTTATACTTTGAGAAATATAATCTAAAGAAGGTACTTCCTCAAAGACAAAGGTGTCGATTACTTTTCTTACGTGAGATGGAATTTCAGCGAGCTCTTTCAAAAATCTTTTACGATACTCGACATTCACGAATGTTT includes these proteins:
- a CDS encoding type II toxin-antitoxin system RelE/ParE family toxin, with protein sequence MKELAEIPSHVRKVIDTFVFEEVPSLDYISQSIRIEKLKGYPDYFKARFGSYRVGMKREGDTLVFERVMHRKDIYRYFP